One window from the genome of Nomascus leucogenys isolate Asia chromosome 12, Asia_NLE_v1, whole genome shotgun sequence encodes:
- the FMO2 gene encoding dimethylaniline monooxygenase [N-oxide-forming] 2 isoform X2, giving the protein MSRISEDGYPWDSVFHTRFRSMLRNVLPRTAVKWMIEQQMNRWFNHENYGLEPQNKYIMKEPVLNDDVPSRLLCGAIKVKSTVKELTETSAIFEDGTVEENIDVIIFATGYSFSFPFLEDSLVKVENNMVSLYKYIFPAHLEKSTLACIGLIQPLGSIFPTAELQARWVTRVFKGLCSLPSKRTMMMDIIKRNEKRIDLFGESQSQTLQINYVDYLDELALEIGAKPEFCSLLFKDPKLAVRLYFGPCNSYQYRLVGPGQWEGARSAIFTQKQRILKPLKTRALKDSSNFSVSFLLKILGLLAVVVAFFCQLQWS; this is encoded by the exons ATGAGCCGTATCTCTGAAGATGGCTATCCTTGGGACTCGGTGTTCCACACCCGTTTTCGTTCTATGCTCCGCAATGTACTGCCACGAACAGCTGTAAAATGGATGATAGAACAACAGATGAATCGGTGGTTCAACCATGAAAATTACGGCCTTGAGCCTCAAAACAA ATACATTATGAAGGAACCTGTACTAAATGATGATGTCCCAAGTCGTCTACTCTGTGGAGCCATCAAGGTGAAATCTACAGTGAAAGAGCTCACAGAAACTTCTGCCATCTTTGAGGATGGAACAGTGGAGGAGAACATTGATGTCATCATTTTTGCAACAGGATAtagtttctcttttcccttccttgaAGATTCACTTGTTAAAGTAGAGAATAATATGGTCTcactgtataaatatatattccccGCTCACCTGGAGAAGTCAACCCTTGCATGCATTGGTCTCATCCAGCCCCTAGGTTCCATTTTCCCAACTGCTGAACTTCAAGCTCGTTGGGTGACAAGAGTTTTCAAAG GCTTGTGTAGCCTGCCCTCAAAGAGAACTATGATGATGGACATtatcaaaaggaatgaaaaaagaattgacct GTTTGGAGAAAGCCAGAGCCAGACGTTGCAGATCAATTATGTTGACTACTTGGACGAGCTCGCCTTAGAGATAGGTGCGAAGCCAGAATTCTGCTCTCTCTTGTTCAAAGATCCTAAACTGGCTGTGAGACTCTATTTCGGACCCTGCAACTCCTATCAGTATCGCCTGGTTGGGCCTGGACAATGGGAAGGAGCCAGGAGTGCCATCTTCACCCAGAAACAAAGGATACTGAAGCCACTAAAGACTCGGGCCCTGAAGGATTCATCtaatttctcagtttcttttctgTTGAAAATCCTGGGCCTTCTTGCTGTTGTTGTGGCCTTTTTTTGCCAACTTCAGTGGTCCTAG